One window from the genome of Drosophila albomicans strain 15112-1751.03 chromosome 2L, ASM965048v2, whole genome shotgun sequence encodes:
- the LOC117564016 gene encoding nuclear cap-binding protein subunit 1-like: MNRRRQCTMEEDVEMSERPAKRHRRECDSLELMLRIEKLLVMLSDQHGDMRHDAIEDLSSLVCDTKQLRKIQILRIVCSCVATHPMQTGVYATFLSLVNVRDYEFGCETVNYLQRQFVKHLKLGEWSEARSLLLLLADLVNANLVTVGSMMQLLSKLLDVCDEEESPQARRDFFAYLVMSALPLVGREFYEKKEMALQVLIKRLQLYMSKERCAPERSVAMLHIWSHREMPQQEYLELLWQQLLRLERSNWIEQQLLRPHLAFDDRLSTALQHVLPTQELPPQLGAVATSTIRYPKTRLGFRLFEPSDAPSNLRLPEELDIERYVLESHILELLQLHHLERKLCANQMLIYAASKPQLAVEHCIVEVLLGQMLQLPQAPYLIINYGSIIIELCKQQPSQFSQIVAQAVDVLFTQLEFMSVSSLDRFVMWFSHHLSNFRYQWNWQDWECCTRLPPLHPSPMFVRELFKRCMRLSYREYIVQLVPDSYAALLPPPPDHVFKYIDQLLPGASLANHVLQAIRGKSSVLSVGGLVEEADLEVDLKINVFMQCCLHLGCKSFTHVFAILAKFQPVLQMLVHNEDNQLAILSAISEVWATNDHLQLVLVEKMLKTQLVKANVIVDWIFGQPEQLCHMYLWEVIESIIKFTKNQSTQDTNEPSLQQQGFNELFIYVVQWCAKVLTEHEMSYEQKETDYWTHWVLGRLQSLLFNHMEDVRGISQQLAQVAAQWEHCKRLPKLIESYLAYIQ; this comes from the exons ATGAATCGCAGACGTCAATGCACAATGGAAGAGGATGTCGAAATGTCAGAGCGTCCTGCCAAGAGGCATCGTCGCGAATGTGATTCGCTCGAGTTGATGCTGAGAATTGAGAAGCTGCTGGTGATGTTGAGTGATCAGCACGGCGATATGAGGCACGATGCCATCGAGGATCTCAGCAGTCTTGTGTGCGACACCAAACAGTTGCGAAAGATCCAAATACTTCGCATTGTGTGCAGCTGTGTGGCCACACATCCGATGCAGACCGGTGTCTATGCCACATTCCTGAGCCTCGTTAATGTGCGTGACTATGAGTTTGGTTGCGAGACTGTCAACTATCTGCAGCGGCAGTTTGTCAAGCACTTGAAACTCGGCGAGTGGAGCGAGGCAcgcagtttgttgttgctactcgCCGATCTGGTGAATGCCAATCTGGTGACTGTTGGCTCCATGATGCAGTTGCTCTCCAAGCTGTTGGATGTCTGCGACGAAGAGGAGTCGCCGCAAGCGCGACGCGACTTTTTTGCCTACTTGGTGATGAGCGCTTTGCCGCTGGTGGGTCGCGAGTTCTACGAGAAGAAGGAGATGGCGTTGCAGGTGCTGATCAAGCGGCTGCAGCTCTACATGAGCAAGGAGCGTTGTGCACCGGAGCGTAGCGTTGCAATGTTGCACATCTGGAGTCACCGCGAGATGCCGCAGCAGGAGTACCTGGAGCTGTTGTGGCAGCAATTGTTGCGTCTCGAGCGCAGCAATTGGATCGAACAGCAGTTGCTGCGTCCCCATTTGGCATTCGATGATCGCCTGAGCACAGCATTGCAACACGTGTTGCCCACTCAAGAATTGCCACCCCAGCTGGGAGCAGTTGCAACATCGACTATACGCTATCCAAAGACTCGACTTGGCTTTCGTCTCTTCGAGCCGAGCGATGCCCCATCGAATTTGCGTCTGCCCGAGGAGCTGGACATTGAGCGTTACGTCTTGGAATCACACATTTTAGaactgttgcagttgcatcaCTTGGAGCGCAAGTTGTGCGCCAATCAAATGCTTATCTATGCCGCCTCGAAGCCGCAGCTTGCCGTCGAACACTGCATTGTTGAGGTGCTGCTCGGTcaaatgttgcagctgccacaagCTCCGTACTTGATCATCAACTATGGCTCCATCATCATTGAGCTGtgcaagcagcagccaagcCAATTCTCACAGATTGTTGCCCAAGCTGTCGATGTATTGTTCACTCAGCTGGAGTTTATGAGCGTCTCGAGCCTCGATCGGTTTGTCATGTGGTTCTCGCATCATTTGAGCAACTTTCGCTATCAATGGAACTGGCAGGATTGGGAGTGTTGCACCAGATTGCCACCGCTGCATCCGAGTCCAATGTTTGTGCGCGAGCTGTTCAAGAGGTGCATGCG TCTGAGTTATCGCGAGTACATTGTGCAGTTGGTGCCTGATTCCTATGCCGCATTGTTGCCTCCGCCGCCAGACCACGTCTTCAAGTACATTGATCAGCTGTTGCCTGGCGCAAGTTTGGCCAATCATGTGTTGCAAGCGATACGCGGCAAGAGCAGCGTTCTGTCTGTTGGCGGTCTGGTCGAGGAGGCCGATTTGGAAGTCGATCTCAAGATTAACGTATTCATGCAGTGCTGCCTGCATCTTGGCTGCAAATCTTTCACACACGTCTTTGCCATACTCGCCAAATTTCAGCCTGTGTTGCAG ATGTTGGTGCACAATGAAGATAATCAACTGGCCATATTGTCGGCCATCTCGGAAGTTTGGGCCACCAACGATCATCTGCAATTGGTGCTTGTCgagaaaatgttgaaaactCAACTGGTCAAGGCAAATGTTATTGTCGACTGGATCTTTGGACAGCCAGAACAATTGTGTCACATGTATTTGTGGGAAGTGATTGAATCGATCATCAAATTCACCAAAAATCAAAGCACTCAAGACACCAATGAACCCTCGCTACAACAGCAAGGATTCAATGAACTTTTCATCTATGTTGTTCAGTGGTGCGCCAAGGTTTTGACAGAGCACGAAATGTCCTATGAGCAAAAGGAGACAGATTACTGGACACATTGGGTCTTGGGACGCCTCCAGAGTCTGCTCTTCAATCACATGGAAGATGTGCGTGGAATTAGCCAGCAACTAGCTCAAGTTGCAGCTCAATGGGAGCACTGCAAGCGACTGCCAAAGCTCATTGAAAGCTATTTAGCCTACATTCAATGA